From a single Mycolicibacterium moriokaense genomic region:
- a CDS encoding GntR family transcriptional regulator yields the protein MNAPSRPRPRPRRAVRREQLSDEVAARLRADIMTGVLRPGTFIRLDETAAALGVSITPVREALRTLRGEGMVALEPHRGHLVLPLTRDDIDDIFWLQATIAQELAASAAERITEAEIDELERLNEELAAAVERHDPEEIAVAEFAFHRAFNRSTGRIKLAFFLLHVARYLPGQIYAANPEWGVAAVAAHRETIAALRRGDVDTVVRLTGGEFTDGAQRLIALLNETKLWG from the coding sequence GTGAACGCACCCTCCAGACCCCGGCCCCGGCCCCGGCGCGCGGTGCGGCGCGAACAGCTGTCCGACGAGGTGGCTGCGCGGCTGCGCGCCGACATCATGACCGGTGTCCTGCGGCCCGGCACGTTCATCCGGTTGGACGAGACCGCCGCGGCCCTCGGCGTCAGCATCACGCCGGTCCGCGAGGCACTGCGCACCCTGCGCGGCGAGGGCATGGTGGCGCTCGAACCCCATCGGGGGCACCTGGTCCTCCCGCTGACCCGTGACGACATCGACGACATCTTCTGGTTGCAGGCCACCATCGCCCAGGAGTTGGCGGCCAGCGCCGCCGAGCGGATCACCGAGGCGGAGATCGACGAGCTGGAGAGGCTCAACGAGGAGCTGGCCGCCGCGGTCGAACGGCACGACCCCGAAGAGATCGCCGTGGCGGAGTTCGCATTCCACCGGGCGTTCAACAGGTCCACGGGCCGCATCAAGCTCGCGTTTTTCCTGTTGCATGTCGCGCGCTACCTGCCGGGACAGATCTATGCGGCGAATCCTGAGTGGGGCGTCGCCGCCGTGGCCGCGCACCGCGAGACGATCGCTGCGCTGCGCCGCGGCGATGTGGACACCGTCGTCAGGCTGACCGGTGGCGAGTTCACCGATGGCGCGCAGCGGCTGATCGCCCTGCTCAATGAGACGAAGCTGTGGGGCTGA
- a CDS encoding SRPBCC family protein, whose protein sequence is MPFVSKTVEVAAPAEAIMGIVADFESYPLWNEEIKGSWVLARYDDGRPSQLRLDVVVQGQSGTFITAVYYPGENQIQTVLQQGDFFEKQEQKFSVVPIGATSLLTVDLDVETKLSIPSQLVKKAIGDTLDYLAGNLKARAEELSTGES, encoded by the coding sequence ATGCCGTTCGTCAGCAAGACCGTCGAGGTCGCCGCCCCCGCCGAGGCGATCATGGGGATCGTCGCCGACTTCGAGTCGTATCCGCTGTGGAACGAGGAGATCAAGGGCAGCTGGGTGCTGGCGCGCTACGACGACGGCCGGCCCAGCCAACTGCGTCTCGATGTCGTCGTCCAGGGGCAGTCGGGGACGTTCATCACCGCGGTGTACTACCCCGGCGAGAACCAGATCCAGACGGTGCTACAGCAGGGCGACTTCTTCGAGAAGCAGGAGCAGAAGTTCTCGGTGGTCCCGATCGGGGCGACGTCGCTGCTCACCGTCGACTTGGACGTCGAGACCAAGCTGTCGATCCCGAGCCAGCTGGTCAAGAAGGCGATCGGTGACACGCTCGACTATCTGGCGGGCAATCTGAAGGCCCGCGCCGAGGAACTCTCAACCGGCGAATCCTGA
- a CDS encoding acyl-CoA thioesterase, with protein MSSSERSLTSADFPVHWPVTTRWTDNDMFGHLNNAVYYELFDTAINGWINTTCDIDPLTVPWLGVVAESGCRYFAELRFPATLFVGVAVTRLGNSSVTYRLGLWQDAAAGKADAPAAAVGHWVHVYVDRVGRRPVPVPEVIRSLLEKARVE; from the coding sequence ATGAGCAGTAGCGAGCGATCGCTCACCAGCGCCGACTTTCCCGTGCACTGGCCGGTGACCACCCGATGGACCGACAACGACATGTTCGGCCACCTCAACAACGCGGTGTACTACGAGCTGTTCGACACCGCGATCAACGGGTGGATCAACACCACATGCGACATCGACCCGCTCACCGTGCCGTGGCTTGGCGTTGTCGCGGAGTCGGGGTGCCGGTACTTCGCCGAACTGCGTTTCCCTGCAACGCTTTTCGTTGGTGTGGCGGTCACCCGGTTGGGCAACAGCAGCGTGACGTACCGGTTGGGGTTGTGGCAGGACGCTGCGGCCGGTAAGGCCGATGCACCGGCGGCCGCGGTCGGACACTGGGTGCACGTGTACGTCGACCGGGTCGGCCGCAGACCGGTGCCGGTACCGGAGGTGATCCGCTCCCTGCTCGAAAAGGCGCGTGTCGAGTAG
- a CDS encoding class I SAM-dependent methyltransferase — translation MTEIADIKPGVELPKPPSAAWLQVFAAVYDPLLWLGELRGMRRRRRELLADAYGRVVEIGAGTGLNLAHYPEAVTDLLLTEPEPGMRKKLSRRLHRNSCLTGVVDAQAERLPFAAESVDTVVSTLCLCTVDDPDRALREIARLLRPGGQLLFIEHVRANSRRLAAFQDKLAEPWRHFAGGCRCNRDTVERMRAHGFTVEVREAVWRGMPSVVHPLVIGRATRGESVNADC, via the coding sequence ATGACTGAAATCGCTGACATCAAGCCGGGTGTCGAATTGCCGAAGCCACCGTCCGCCGCGTGGTTGCAGGTTTTCGCCGCCGTCTATGACCCCCTGCTGTGGCTGGGTGAACTCCGGGGTATGCGCCGCCGGCGCAGAGAGTTGCTTGCCGACGCCTACGGCCGCGTCGTCGAGATCGGGGCCGGCACGGGGCTGAACCTCGCGCACTATCCGGAGGCGGTCACCGATTTGCTGCTCACCGAACCCGAGCCGGGGATGCGCAAGAAGCTGTCGCGCCGACTGCATCGAAACAGTTGTCTCACAGGCGTTGTCGACGCTCAGGCCGAACGGCTGCCGTTCGCGGCCGAGTCCGTGGACACCGTCGTGTCGACGCTTTGCCTATGCACGGTGGACGATCCCGATCGTGCGTTGCGTGAAATCGCCCGCCTACTTCGACCCGGCGGGCAGTTGCTGTTCATCGAGCACGTGCGTGCGAACTCGCGTCGACTGGCGGCGTTTCAGGACAAACTCGCCGAACCGTGGCGCCACTTCGCGGGCGGCTGCCGCTGCAACCGCGACACCGTCGAGCGCATGCGCGCCCACGGTTTCACCGTCGAGGTCCGCGAGGCCGTGTGGCGTGGCATGCCCTCCGTCGTCCACCCACTCGTCATCGGGCGTGCGACAAGAGGGGAGAGCGTGAACGCAGACTGCTAG
- a CDS encoding alpha/beta fold hydrolase codes for MLARSEIRFLPVGGRRVAYEVRGSGPPLVAPAWWVSHLELDWQDADFRRFWEGIADGYTLIRYDRLGVGMSDRTLHDSDLTLDSEVAVLRALIDELGLERVSLIGGSSGSCTAVAFAAAFPERVQRIVLYGSYADGTVLTPPGVGDAILAAIQAHWGLGARLLGDIFLGGATADEQERFGRLQRESATANTAAAVLALVYRLDVRDQLPLVRSPTLVVHRREDRAVPYRLGREVAAAIPGATFIPLTGSAHFPWHGDADAVVRACREMLAPGQAPPQQVGDDEQVLSVREREILACIARGLNDREIAEQLVLSPHTVHRHVANIRRKLGRTSRTAAVAEAARLGLL; via the coding sequence ATGCTGGCTCGCTCCGAGATCCGGTTTCTGCCCGTCGGTGGACGCCGGGTGGCCTACGAGGTGCGCGGTAGCGGTCCGCCGTTGGTGGCTCCGGCGTGGTGGGTGAGTCATCTCGAACTCGACTGGCAGGACGCCGACTTTCGGCGCTTCTGGGAGGGCATCGCCGACGGATACACCTTGATCCGGTACGACCGGCTCGGGGTCGGCATGTCGGACCGCACGCTGCACGATTCCGATCTGACGCTCGACAGCGAGGTCGCGGTGCTGCGCGCGCTCATCGACGAACTCGGGCTCGAGCGCGTTTCGCTCATCGGCGGCTCGTCGGGGAGTTGCACCGCAGTCGCGTTCGCCGCAGCGTTCCCCGAACGCGTCCAACGGATTGTCCTCTACGGGTCGTATGCAGATGGAACGGTACTGACGCCGCCCGGAGTGGGCGACGCGATATTGGCTGCGATACAAGCACATTGGGGCCTGGGGGCCCGTCTTCTCGGGGATATCTTCCTCGGCGGGGCTACCGCCGACGAGCAGGAGCGGTTCGGCCGGTTGCAGCGTGAGTCGGCGACGGCCAACACCGCCGCGGCGGTGTTGGCTCTCGTCTATCGGCTCGACGTTCGTGATCAGCTGCCGCTCGTCCGCTCGCCAACCTTGGTGGTGCACCGGCGCGAAGATCGTGCCGTGCCCTACCGGCTCGGACGCGAGGTCGCGGCCGCGATTCCGGGCGCGACATTCATCCCGCTGACGGGAAGCGCGCACTTCCCGTGGCACGGTGACGCCGATGCCGTCGTCCGCGCGTGCCGCGAGATGCTGGCACCGGGACAGGCGCCACCGCAGCAGGTGGGCGACGACGAGCAGGTCCTGTCGGTCCGTGAGCGCGAAATTCTGGCGTGCATCGCGCGCGGTCTCAACGATCGCGAGATCGCCGAGCAGCTGGTGCTCAGCCCGCACACCGTGCACCGCCACGTCGCCAACATCCGCCGCAAGCTGGGGCGCACCTCGCGAACCGCCGCCGTAGCAGAGGCTGCGCGGCTCGGACTGCTGTGA
- a CDS encoding alcohol dehydrogenase catalytic domain-containing protein, whose product MMRIRGAVLEQIGLDRPYGESRPIAVDDLDLAPPGANELLVRIEAAGMCHSDLSVVDGSRVRPVPMLLGHEAAGVVEEAGPGVSDVHPGQRLVMTFLPRCGQCEACATNGLTPCVAGSAANAAGTLMGGDRRLSRDGQPIHHHLGVSGFATHTVVDRRSVVPVPADVPAQVAALLGCAVLTGGGAVINAGRPRQGDTVIVVGLGGVGMAAVLTALARDDVRVIGVDQLTTKLELARTMGAHAAYTPDEAREAGIKAAVVIEAVGHPKAVETAVDLTAAGGRTVCVGLPRPDARINLSPLGFVAEGRSLIGSYLGSAVPSREIPHFVGLWRAGRLPVESLVSSTIGLDDINTGMDQLADGKAVRQIISFD is encoded by the coding sequence GTGATGAGAATCCGCGGCGCCGTACTCGAACAGATCGGACTGGACCGCCCATACGGCGAATCGCGGCCGATCGCCGTGGACGACCTCGACCTGGCACCACCCGGCGCGAATGAACTCCTCGTCCGGATCGAGGCGGCAGGCATGTGTCATTCCGACCTGTCGGTCGTCGACGGCAGCCGTGTCCGTCCGGTGCCGATGCTGCTCGGGCACGAAGCGGCAGGGGTCGTCGAGGAGGCCGGACCCGGGGTCTCCGACGTACACCCCGGTCAGCGACTGGTGATGACCTTCCTGCCCAGGTGCGGCCAGTGCGAGGCGTGCGCGACCAACGGGCTGACGCCCTGCGTCGCCGGCAGCGCTGCCAATGCGGCGGGCACGCTGATGGGCGGTGATCGCCGACTCTCGCGCGACGGACAGCCGATCCATCACCACCTCGGCGTCTCGGGTTTCGCCACCCACACCGTCGTCGACCGGCGCTCGGTCGTTCCGGTACCCGCCGACGTGCCTGCCCAGGTCGCGGCGCTGCTCGGATGCGCCGTGCTGACCGGCGGCGGTGCGGTGATCAACGCGGGACGACCGCGTCAAGGCGACACCGTGATCGTCGTCGGACTCGGCGGCGTCGGCATGGCGGCGGTGCTCACCGCTCTCGCGCGGGACGACGTCCGTGTCATCGGCGTCGACCAGCTGACTACCAAACTCGAGCTGGCGCGCACCATGGGTGCGCATGCGGCCTACACCCCGGACGAGGCGCGTGAGGCCGGGATCAAGGCAGCCGTCGTGATCGAGGCCGTCGGCCATCCGAAGGCGGTGGAGACGGCCGTCGACCTGACCGCCGCGGGCGGCCGTACCGTCTGCGTCGGGCTCCCCCGGCCCGACGCGCGAATCAACCTGTCGCCGTTGGGGTTTGTGGCTGAGGGCCGTTCGCTGATCGGCAGCTACCTCGGCTCAGCCGTGCCGTCGCGGGAGATCCCGCACTTCGTCGGCCTGTGGCGCGCGGGCCGGCTGCCGGTCGAGTCGCTGGTGTCGTCGACGATCGGGCTCGATGACATCAACACCGGTATGGATCAGCTCGCCGACGGCAAGGCCGTGCGTCAGATCATCAGTTTCGACTAG
- a CDS encoding mechanosensitive ion channel family protein encodes MPPTLESLTDWLLTKGVHIAAVLLFAMIATRLIRFIARRLSKRLDRGDTNDAVLRPESVKHRRAVASVISSVAIAVLYIVVGIDIANQLGLPIGSLVAPAAVLGAAFGFGAQRIVQDLLSGFFLITEKQYGFGDLVALTVTAGGEARGTVEDVTLRVTKLRTSDGEVFTVPNGQIVKSLNLSKDWARAVVDVPVPTSTDLNVANDALREVSTAAMRDHRLADLLLDEPQLMGVESIEKDTVNLRVVARTLPGKQFEVSRRLRALIVSALRRAGVANAEAAASRN; translated from the coding sequence ATGCCTCCAACACTTGAATCTCTCACGGACTGGCTGCTGACCAAGGGCGTGCACATTGCCGCTGTGCTGCTCTTCGCAATGATCGCCACCAGGCTGATCCGGTTCATCGCGCGTCGCCTCAGCAAGCGACTCGACCGCGGGGACACCAACGATGCGGTGCTGCGTCCGGAAAGTGTGAAACACCGGCGAGCCGTCGCCTCAGTGATTTCGTCGGTGGCGATCGCGGTGCTGTACATCGTGGTCGGCATCGACATCGCCAACCAGCTCGGCCTGCCGATCGGGTCGCTGGTCGCGCCCGCCGCCGTACTCGGTGCCGCGTTCGGTTTCGGCGCCCAGCGCATCGTGCAGGACCTGCTCAGCGGCTTCTTCCTCATCACCGAGAAGCAGTACGGATTCGGTGACCTCGTCGCACTGACCGTCACCGCGGGCGGCGAGGCACGTGGCACGGTGGAGGACGTCACCCTGCGCGTCACCAAACTGCGGACCAGCGACGGTGAGGTGTTCACCGTGCCCAACGGACAGATCGTCAAATCGCTCAACCTGTCCAAGGATTGGGCCCGCGCGGTGGTCGACGTCCCCGTGCCCACCTCGACGGACCTCAACGTCGCGAACGACGCATTGCGCGAGGTGTCGACGGCCGCCATGCGCGACCACCGCCTTGCCGATCTGCTGCTCGACGAGCCGCAGCTGATGGGTGTCGAAAGCATCGAGAAGGACACCGTGAACCTGCGGGTGGTGGCGCGCACGCTGCCCGGTAAGCAGTTCGAGGTGAGCCGTCGGCTGCGTGCGCTCATCGTCTCGGCGCTGCGGCGCGCGGGCGTCGCGAACGCCGAAGCCGCGGCTAGTCGAAACTGA
- a CDS encoding acyl-CoA dehydrogenase: MKSNLLSRQDLDFLLYEWLRVDELTKRDRFSEHSRETFDDVLDLCEQLATRYFAPHNKKSDANEPTFDGERVTVIGEVKEALDAFAEADLLGMSMDAEFGGAQLPVTVSQAGFAWFYAANIATSGYAMLTVANANLISKFGTAEQVDKFLRPMLAGRFSGTMALSETQAGSSLADILTRAEPQPDGTYRLFGSKMWISGAEHELTENIVNLVLAKIPGGPPGTKGISLFIVPKYLVNDDGSLGERNKVAIAGLNHKMGQRGITNTVLNFDGAVGYLVGEPHQGIRYMFTMMNEARLGVGMGAVALGYTGYLKSLQYARERPQGRPLTAKDPTTPQVPIIEHADVKRMLLAQKAYVEGGLGLLLYCAKLVDLQHSAESDEERDAVTLLLDILTPIGKSWPSQWCTEANSLAIQVHGGYGYTREYDVEQHYRDNRLNPIHEGTHGIQSLDLLGRKVTQRGGVSLAALGAAIAATVEAATAEGGDAAELAESLSATWQRLVDVTTAMFASGDIEAALANSVVYLEAFGHIVVAWIWLEQVVACTGRTGDFYDGKRQAARYFFRSELPKTGPQLDLLAALDRTTLEMRDAWF; encoded by the coding sequence ATGAAGTCCAATCTGCTGTCGCGCCAAGATCTCGACTTCCTGCTCTACGAATGGCTGCGGGTCGACGAGCTCACGAAGCGGGATCGCTTCTCCGAGCATTCCCGCGAGACGTTCGACGACGTACTTGACCTGTGCGAGCAACTCGCGACGCGGTACTTCGCACCGCACAACAAGAAGAGCGACGCCAACGAGCCCACCTTCGACGGTGAGAGGGTCACCGTCATCGGTGAGGTGAAGGAGGCGTTGGACGCCTTTGCCGAGGCCGATCTGCTCGGTATGTCGATGGACGCCGAGTTCGGCGGGGCCCAGCTACCCGTGACCGTCTCGCAGGCCGGGTTCGCGTGGTTCTACGCCGCCAACATCGCGACATCGGGATACGCGATGTTGACCGTCGCCAACGCGAATCTGATCTCGAAGTTCGGCACCGCCGAACAGGTCGACAAGTTTCTGCGGCCGATGCTGGCGGGCCGGTTCTCGGGGACCATGGCGCTGTCGGAGACGCAGGCCGGATCGTCGTTGGCGGACATCCTCACCCGGGCCGAACCGCAGCCGGACGGGACGTACCGGCTGTTCGGCTCCAAGATGTGGATCTCCGGTGCCGAACACGAACTCACCGAGAACATCGTCAACCTCGTGCTGGCCAAGATCCCCGGCGGACCGCCGGGCACCAAGGGCATCTCGTTGTTCATCGTGCCCAAATACCTTGTCAACGACGACGGTTCGCTCGGCGAGCGGAACAAGGTCGCCATCGCCGGGCTGAATCACAAGATGGGCCAGCGCGGAATCACCAATACCGTGCTGAACTTCGACGGCGCCGTCGGTTATCTCGTCGGCGAACCGCATCAGGGCATCAGGTACATGTTCACGATGATGAACGAGGCGCGCCTCGGCGTCGGCATGGGTGCGGTGGCGCTGGGTTACACCGGATACCTCAAGTCGTTGCAGTACGCACGCGAACGGCCGCAGGGCCGTCCACTCACGGCGAAGGATCCGACCACACCGCAGGTGCCGATCATCGAGCACGCCGACGTCAAGCGAATGCTGTTGGCGCAGAAGGCGTATGTCGAGGGTGGCTTGGGGCTGCTGCTGTACTGCGCCAAACTCGTCGACCTGCAGCACAGCGCGGAGAGCGACGAAGAGCGCGACGCGGTGACGCTGTTGCTCGACATCCTGACACCGATCGGCAAGAGCTGGCCGTCGCAATGGTGTACGGAGGCCAACAGCCTGGCCATCCAGGTCCACGGCGGCTACGGCTACACCCGGGAATACGACGTCGAACAGCACTACCGGGACAACCGGCTCAACCCCATCCACGAAGGCACCCACGGCATTCAGAGCCTGGATCTGTTGGGCCGCAAGGTGACCCAGCGTGGCGGCGTGAGCCTGGCGGCGCTGGGTGCGGCCATTGCGGCGACGGTCGAAGCCGCGACGGCCGAGGGCGGTGACGCCGCCGAACTGGCCGAAAGTCTCAGCGCGACATGGCAACGGCTGGTCGACGTGACGACCGCGATGTTCGCGTCCGGCGACATCGAGGCCGCGCTCGCCAACAGCGTGGTGTACCTCGAGGCGTTCGGCCACATCGTCGTCGCGTGGATCTGGCTGGAGCAGGTGGTGGCTTGCACCGGTCGCACCGGAGATTTCTACGACGGCAAACGCCAGGCGGCGCGGTACTTCTTCCGCAGCGAACTGCCCAAGACCGGACCGCAGCTCGATCTGCTGGCGGCGCTGGACCGCACGACGCTGGAAATGCGCGACGCCTGGTTCTGA
- a CDS encoding TetR/AcrR family transcriptional regulator has protein sequence MNASSPGAPSNGMSRREELLAVATKLFAARGYHGTRMDDVADAVGLNKATVYHYYASKSLILYDIYKGAADFTVDALHDDPTASARETIYHFTRRLLVGIASDIERAAVYFQEGPYITEWFTEEQVAYIREKEAQVYEHVRDVIDRGIASGEFYDCDSHVLALGYIGMTLGSYRWLRPHGRRTAEEIAVEFSTALLRGLIKDEAVRESQPLGVNISVVN, from the coding sequence ATGAACGCCTCGTCACCGGGAGCACCCAGCAATGGGATGTCGCGGCGCGAAGAGCTGCTGGCCGTCGCCACCAAGCTGTTCGCCGCCAGGGGTTATCACGGCACCCGCATGGATGACGTCGCCGACGCCGTCGGCCTGAACAAGGCCACCGTCTATCACTACTACGCAAGTAAGTCGCTGATCCTCTACGACATCTACAAGGGTGCCGCCGACTTCACGGTGGACGCGCTGCACGACGATCCGACGGCGTCTGCCCGGGAGACCATCTACCACTTCACCCGCCGGCTGCTGGTGGGCATCGCCAGCGATATCGAGCGCGCGGCGGTGTACTTCCAGGAGGGCCCGTACATCACGGAGTGGTTCACCGAGGAGCAGGTCGCCTACATCCGGGAGAAAGAGGCCCAGGTCTACGAGCATGTGCGCGACGTGATCGACCGCGGTATCGCCAGCGGGGAGTTCTACGACTGCGACAGCCATGTGCTCGCGCTCGGCTACATCGGGATGACGCTGGGTTCCTACCGCTGGCTGCGGCCGCACGGTCGGCGCACCGCGGAGGAGATCGCCGTCGAGTTCAGCACCGCGCTGTTGCGCGGGCTGATCAAGGACGAAGCGGTGCGCGAATCGCAGCCGTTGGGCGTCAACATCAGCGTGGTCAACTAA
- a CDS encoding DUF3159 domain-containing protein — protein METSSTPPMLASHPGLDALLHVKYDGMKAMAESRAPGAGLLVRAGGVRGLVYTAAPVTTFAVTNSFAGLSPAIIAAVGVASVILAWQLLRRESARPSLFGFAGVTLCAAFAFITGRAKDFYLPGIWMYLGLAIAFTVSLVIRRPLVGVVWAWLTGRDGSWRRMPRVRSAFDIATAVMATASWARFLVQNYLYGTDQEGLLATARIAMGWPIFLVTSSVIYVAVRVAIRALPRVAHTGG, from the coding sequence ATGGAAACGTCTTCGACCCCGCCGATGCTTGCCTCGCACCCCGGCCTCGACGCCCTGTTACACGTAAAGTACGACGGAATGAAGGCGATGGCCGAATCTCGTGCGCCGGGAGCGGGGCTCTTGGTTCGCGCCGGTGGGGTGCGCGGTCTGGTGTACACGGCGGCGCCGGTGACCACCTTCGCGGTGACGAACTCGTTTGCCGGCCTCAGCCCGGCGATCATCGCCGCCGTCGGCGTCGCATCTGTCATCCTGGCGTGGCAGCTGCTGCGCCGAGAGTCCGCCCGGCCCTCGCTGTTCGGGTTCGCCGGGGTGACGTTGTGCGCGGCGTTCGCTTTTATCACCGGCAGGGCCAAGGACTTCTATCTGCCGGGGATCTGGATGTACCTCGGGCTGGCGATCGCCTTCACCGTGTCGCTGGTGATCCGCAGGCCGCTCGTCGGTGTGGTGTGGGCGTGGTTGACGGGCCGCGACGGCAGCTGGCGTCGCATGCCGCGGGTGCGGTCGGCGTTCGACATCGCCACAGCCGTGATGGCCACGGCGTCCTGGGCGCGGTTTCTGGTGCAGAACTACCTGTACGGTACGGATCAGGAGGGATTGCTCGCGACGGCACGCATCGCGATGGGCTGGCCGATCTTTCTCGTCACCTCATCGGTGATCTACGTCGCCGTCCGAGTGGCGATCAGGGCGCTACCGCGCGTGGCTCACACCGGGGGATAG